Proteins encoded by one window of Xylella fastidiosa:
- a CDS encoding DUF769 domain-containing protein: MLQNAAVNYIQSLGAREIKDLADTLGSDTARSALQGLLGCAGAAAQGQACGAGAVGGAAAVVINSLLDRANGAEAASLSAEEKQHRTDLVTSLVAGITTAAGGDAAVSSAAARLETENNAAFIPVILGAVWLADKGITAYQAWQDIKAIRSGEKPLEQVALERGQDYVTSIVIGNLAKYGLKAAMIGGRWISGTAKEIANAEKEALRQIRNNPKGPDLTQKPPGQIIALQRQKRLDDVKSVIGRRSQKDTLVVGGIEVKAVPYDRNVPGGSNKSGTTKVFDSQALTDAQIKDYAQQLTGGVPLKEVKPGVYMAKLSDGTSVRLRSASSSNEVTKARWTIDIQNNPSLREMTKETVELKFR, translated from the coding sequence ATGCTGCAAAACGCCGCAGTCAACTACATCCAAAGCCTGGGCGCCCGCGAAATCAAAGACCTTGCCGACACCCTGGGCAGCGACACCGCCCGCAGCGCCCTGCAAGGTCTCCTGGGTTGTGCCGGTGCCGCCGCCCAAGGCCAGGCTTGTGGTGCTGGCGCGGTAGGTGGTGCCGCCGCCGTTGTCATCAACAGCCTCCTGGACCGCGCCAACGGTGCTGAAGCGGCCAGCCTCAGCGCTGAAGAAAAACAACACCGTACCGACCTAGTCACCAGCCTGGTGGCCGGCATCACCACCGCCGCCGGAGGCGATGCCGCCGTCAGCAGCGCCGCCGCCCGCCTGGAAACCGAAAACAACGCCGCCTTTATCCCAGTGATTCTTGGCGCCGTCTGGCTGGCCGATAAAGGCATCACCGCCTATCAAGCTTGGCAAGACATCAAAGCGATTCGTTCCGGAGAAAAACCCCTAGAACAAGTGGCCCTAGAAAGAGGGCAGGACTACGTCACCTCCATAGTGATTGGCAACCTCGCTAAATACGGCCTTAAAGCGGCAATGATCGGCGGCCGCTGGATTTCTGGCACCGCAAAAGAGATTGCCAATGCAGAAAAAGAAGCGCTTAGGCAAATAAGAAATAACCCCAAAGGCCCTGATTTAACCCAAAAACCGCCTGGTCAAATCATCGCGCTGCAGCGGCAAAAGCGCCTGGATGATGTGAAAAGCGTGATTGGCAGGCGTAGTCAAAAGGATACATTGGTCGTGGGAGGGATTGAGGTCAAAGCTGTACCCTATGACCGCAACGTTCCAGGGGGAAGTAATAAAAGTGGTACAACCAAGGTATTTGACTCGCAGGCGTTAACCGATGCGCAGATCAAGGACTATGCACAGCAATTAACTGGAGGTGTGCCTTTAAAGGAGGTAAAGCCAGGGGTTTATATGGCTAAATTGAGTGATGGAACCAGCGTGCGTTTGAGGTCTGCTTCTTCTTCAAATGAAGTGACTAAAGCGAGATGGACGATTGATATACAAAATAATCCCTCTTTGAGGGAGATGACAAAAGAAACTGTTGAACTTAAATTTAGGTAA
- a CDS encoding DUF596 domain-containing protein, with the protein MLTKEQIDEIYEDLGRPFHIMWSKINRAHGLFHDQVDPDSFEERKNDFLFLIGKLLDEGKLKLGDRKTELIMEGTTAELVEKFRSCFPVSDEEMLEGLWLVTEDCPFVAAWLFDGELESGEDYYGWTY; encoded by the coding sequence ATGTTAACGAAAGAGCAGATAGATGAGATTTATGAGGATTTAGGGCGTCCTTTTCATATTATGTGGTCTAAAATAAATCGGGCGCATGGACTTTTTCATGATCAAGTCGATCCAGACTCATTTGAAGAAAGAAAAAATGATTTTCTTTTTTTAATAGGGAAATTACTAGATGAGGGCAAGCTCAAGCTTGGCGACAGAAAGACCGAGCTGATTATGGAGGGTACCACTGCGGAATTAGTGGAGAAGTTCAGAAGCTGTTTTCCTGTTTCGGATGAAGAGATGCTGGAAGGGCTTTGGTTAGTGACGGAAGACTGTCCATTTGTAGCGGCATGGTTATTTGATGGAGAATTGGAAAGTGGTGAGGATTATTACGGGTGGACTTATTGA